The sequence aaacaaatatatgtattttttttattatttcccacAGGTTATTATcgttgctttagcagctgttgctgttgctgataAATTACCAACTTCCTACGCACCCCCTGCCCCAGCTCCTAACTATGGCGCCCCTGCTGCCTCAAACAGAGCTGCCGTCGAAGTAGCCCTTCCACCCGTGGCTACCCTGAGGGACGAAAGGACCCAGGACGAGTTCGGAAGCTTCAGTGTTGACTTCGAGGCCGAAAACAGTATTGTTTTCTCCCAGTCTGGTTCTCCAAATGGGCCAGAAGACTCCGTCGTCAAGTCTGGGGTTTACTCGTGAGTTTTCTacgaaatcatttttctttttatgaagtcTTGTGAAAATATTGTACTTAATTCAGCAGACTGTcaatttttcttcctctttcaagcactaagcatttttttttttttttctcagttacaCTGCTCCTGACGGCACCTTCGTCGAGGTGAAATACGTCGCCGATGAGAATGGCTATCAGCCCCAATCCGACCTACTTCCAGTGGCTCCCGAATTCCCCCACCCAATTCCCCAGTTCGTCCTCGACCAGATCGCCAAGGCTGCTGAAGAAGACGCTGCTGCAGCACGCGAGGCAGCATCAGCCCGAAGCAACTCCTacgctcctccccctcccccccaaccttcAACTGGCTATGGGGCACCGCAGTAGAAGGTGGCCCGTATACATAGCCCTGGCTTATAGCCAGTCCAATTCATGGAGACgttattatcttcattttaattttcatattgggATTAGTCGAACTGGAACTTCTAGAGGACAACAGTATAAAGATGCTCTTTCGTGAATATGTGAtgctttgattatttatttttcaactatCAACGCTGATAAATCTACTTATCATGTACATAGTAATCGATATTTAAAGGCTGTCTACTCAATAAATTCTGTCAAGCACGCGTCTGTTTCTTTTACACTAAACATCGGCTACATGACATGTCCTGCACGAAAACAAAATCTCCAAACTGTCTCATGCAGACCCAATTAACTTGAATACTATTCTTCCTACACTATCCTGCTACCTAAGAGAAGACAAGATTGCAAGAATCCTTGCCTCATAATGTTACTCAAAATACTTGTTTCTAAAACTTCggtaattttattagaaattgtcAGAATGTTCATTCAATAACTCAAGCAGTATTCTTCCCAAGGTATATCGTAAGTCACCCATATTTCTGAACGAACATTTCCATCCAGGTGACTGAAATCCTCGATAAAGATACTATTTAGAGAGGGAGGCTGACATTTCGAGAAAGTCAAAAGGATCCATTCTTCAcgctacaaagaaaaaaaaacaagaaaacgacAGGGGTGTCAACTGCTATTGCTTTTTGCATCTCACAGTCTCATCATCATAAAGACCAAAGTCCTCAGACAACTTGTTTTGAAAAGAACGCGGTTCATTTAGAGGATAGCAAGAGGAGCATATAATATATTCCTTTCCATGGGTTGGGGGGCCAGGCTGTGGCTGGTTGGAGGTTGGCGCTCTGGTTCCAAGTTACCTTTCCCTCCCAGACTGAGTTCGGTTTCCTCCCCACCTTTTCATTCCGATCGGAGCGGTGTCCTCATTCCATCATGGTCTCCTGTCACTTTGCATGTTATCCTTGACTCCCGTACAAATTACCGAGGCTTCTAAGATTCTTGCTGGTCAACAACGCGACGGTGTCTTGCGTGTAAACATAAGTAACTTTGAGGACTTTCTTTTGGAGGTACTtcataaaatttctattttttgctCCCAAATCTGTTACAATTAAAATTTCGCGAATGCGTTTGTTGCAATTACCGTATATCATTTCCATAATCGGATAGTTCAGTTGTTTATTGTATATGGATGTTTTGGTCTTTAAGGAGACTTTTTCACAGAAACACTCATCCAATTGGTAAATTTGTAACTCTTCTTCTGCTACTAATGTCCTCCTAACTTTATATAAACTGGCATTTTGGAGGCGACGTGTAGTTATTTTCGTGATGCTTTGAATTCAGaattttccatattttactgAAAACACCACGTTTATACTTTTACGTACAGTTTTACTTAGGTGTGGATGTGTGCTGTTACGTGCCCTCTCTATCGTATACTGCCTATTTGTATATGGCATAAACAAGCACCTACTTTCCAGTGTTCATGCAAAAGCATTAACAAGACTTAAAGTTGAAAGCCAGATAATGTACAAATTACGACGCATTTATTCTTTCAAGAGATTTGtaacattgtttattttcaattcacCTGCCTGAGCTTTCTGTGTTTGTTGTACTGGTTTTTTTAACCTTTAAGGACTTTGGATATTTGTGTTCTCCATTTCGTTCAGCTTTTATGCCTACTTTATTAGATATTTTCGGTGTTTTAGTATTGTaactcgaaaatgtgttgaaataacacatAAGCGCTTAGTACTCGCTTCTTTTCCTGGTCCTTAgtgaatctatattatatatatatatatatatatatatatatatatatatatatcatatatatatatatatatatatatagatatatatatatatatatatatatatatatatatatatatatatatatatatgtatatatatcatatatatgtatatatatatacatacatatgtatatatatatataataatatatatattatatatatatatatatatatatatattatatatatatatatatatatatatatatttttaatatataaaggtttttgccacgaaggaaaaaattaaaaagcgagatagccaagtactttcggtcctgtttcggaccctttacttaagggtccgaacaggacaaaACCAAAAAGTACTCGCCTATctcgcatttttcattttttcttcatggcaaaaaacctttatatatatatatatatatatatatatatatatatatatatatatatatattatatatatatatatatatgtgtgtgtttgtctgtgtgtatgtgcacaACACGTTTGCgtgtgtatacattcatacatgtataactgaatcacggaatgctggaaacgtgataaatgcataagttAAAAGTATAAGCccgagaaaagaaagagaaacactggggtagctgcaagatctttcgactcaacgtcctttacttgagtcgaaagatattgcagctactccagtgttccACTTTCCGTCGTGGCacctttatacctttatttatttatacacatataaatatgtaattttaataaccaaataaccctcttaacttctctattTCTTCACACTTTCTGGATACGATTGTCACTACAATGCCCTACGAGCCAAAAGAAGAAATTCCGAGGTGCGTATCAGGATTCCTTCCAGCGTCCGGTCTATGAGAACGTGGTCATGATAAACTCCTGGCTAAGTAGAAGGATAAAAAGTCTGCTGCCagtcatatatactacatatgcctTTTTCTTATTCAGATTTCAGATATTAAAACTGCAATAGACCCATACTACCATCGCAGCCAAGTGCTTACCGTTTATTGCATAGATTTTGTTGCAAAGCTTGCTTCATGTATATTCGCGAAATTGTGCTGTTAACGACTAATATGTTAACCAACGTGAGTTGAAATGCGAATAAATGTTTACGTTCGTCACAGGCCAATAATTCTTCTGGTAAGTAGTCATTCATATCCGTgtaaaatataacattaatacCATTTTATATCCGATTTGTACTACCAACCGGTTTTACATAGATATAATCTGATGAAAACTGAGTCTCTCCTCcagtcaaaataaaatgaaaagtgagtTGTTCTTTGTGCCACATTCGGCATCAACCACATTTACCTGCGGGGAATGAGGACATCATGCATGTCGCATTTTgtgacgccccccccccacccccgcccccgcggCGTGACAAAACGAAAGAATGGTTGAAGAATGGATGCTTCAAGGGCAAAAGTCCTTTCCTCCTCCTGGTCCCGGTGTTCTACTTTTGGAGGCCCAGCCTTACCCGAGCGGAAACAGCTTGGCTAACTAGAATTCATTTGCATTTCAGCTTCACTTTCCATGAGTAAAGCCTTTGCTATTCCTCTCTGGTGCCACCACCTGTATGAATTATGCGAGTGTAATGCTCATCGATAGTAAAGCAATGAGGCTGTTACAATCATACTCGAAAAAAAATCTCCATTCGAACGCTAAACGTTGTCTTTGAAACTTGGCAGTTGTAGCCGACGTCGACAGATATTTTCGCTACTCCGGGTCCTTATCTCTGAAGCTCCTGCTGTTTTGACGAGAACGTCCGCTGAAGAAGATAGCCGTCTTGAATGACAATTGGAACCTTATTAAGAGAATTTATCTCGGTTTTCTACGAAACTCTGAAACGAATAGCCCCTTCCAAATCAAGTTCTCTCAGTCATGGGCAATTTATGTTATACTTTCTTATCAATATTTGGATATTGCTGGCAGTCTTGATcctattaactaaataaatacgAAAAGTTAATTCAAGAACTTTCGTCGTAGTTCACATAAATATGGTGATTATCTAGAAACTTTAATGCGAGTTCTTTCGGTAAGCGCTCCCATCCCATCACCTCCTTACACCATTCGTCCTCGAGAGGAGATCACAAGTCGCTTAAGGAAAACGCCGCCTGAGCACTTTACAGCTTCATGCGTAGTCACTGGGTACTCACCCCCCTTCCTCCGTTTCCTGCCTGCTACCCATCACCCTCCTCCCTCTTGAAGCCCTTTATGATTGGCCATAGTGAAGATCTAGGTACTGATAGCTAACGGACGCCTTGGTCGCTGTTGAACGACGAATTGCCGAAGAGGCGCGACTTGTGCTTGCTAAGTCGAGTtgcaatgaattctctctctctctctcaatctcgaaATCAGTTACTTGAGACTTGGATCACTCCCTAGTCAGGCGAACCTGCTTTTGGTTTGCCGCGATCTCTCTTCAGTCTGCACGAAAACCGCTGCCAGTTTTATATCAATTCGGTTTTATCATAAATGTGTATTTAAACAGCGGCATCGTTCGTTATATGATTGGGTAGGGACAATGCGACTTGATGCCCTTAGTTGTTACCGATTAATATGATCATTAAACTCATTCCCTTGTACATTTTTCTAATTATAAACCACTTCAAATGCGCTTCTTGACGATGAATTCAGTATCATTAGACTAAATGTTTTCTTGTTGTTATGAATGCTTGAATCTGATTAGTGGCTTTTGTCATTGAAacatgaaatattaatatatattgaagaGCACTGAGATCGGGTTCTATTACGTTGATTATGTATAATGATTTTGTCCACGTTGACGCATCTAGATTTCATAAGCTAATGCACGAGAGAGGAATGTTGTTTAAATACATTGTAGAAAGACCCAAGGGTTGACGAAGGCGGAGTTCCGAAAAGCAGAATTCGACCAACAAACTTGTTGATAGGAAAAAGATTATTTCTTTACGCTACATTGTACTTCTGCTCTAATCATGACTAATTTCGGATGGCAGTATTGAAAGTATTCCTGAACAATGCCAAGACTTAAGATTCCATAAGAAGATGTGAGTGCGGCTTGTGATTCCAAAATATTGATGATGTGAATTTCGCCCGTCTCCTTCCCATGCGTAGGCGTATTGGAATATTCCTTCGTGTTCGCCTGGGATGACGAAGAAacatgaatgaatataaaaaaataaagccacaaaagaaaaatgtacaaacagGACTCATGTAGGTCTATGGTAGTCCACATATCGTAGTTTTGTGGCTCTCCGAGATTTTAACGTAGTATGCAAAAGCTTTTACATTTGGTAATAACATAGATGCTTCGCCTTCTAATATGAACATAATGGCATTTTGATAAATAGAAGTTAACAGAAGGCAAAATCAATACATCAAACAGAAGTATAAGAAAATGATCTTGATAAATGAATAACTTTTTGGAACACGGTTAATCGATTGAAACATAAGTAGAGCCACTGTCTAACATAGTTTAATAACGGGGACATGGATAGTACCTCATCAAGAGTTCATGAAGTTGAGAGTAATACGAATTTCAGAAGCCGAAGATCTCTGCAAGTAGAGGAAGGCCAGCTTCCTTAGAACACATCCTTACGTGTGTTTTCCCACTTATTCTAattttcaattttgttatttttgtcttgttatttttaattttattttaactttcatttttattatttaatctttaattttattgtcttatttacgttttatcattccatttgtatcattttattttatatttttatttctactacttttatttttatttgtttttattattattatttcatccttttatttttatatatttttctatttcttttgtatttttatacttttttatatatttttatttttcatttaattttattatattattttttattttctgtttaaatgattattgtttttactattgtttatatttttttatttaatttttattatttggttattatgttttattattactttgttttatttttataaatattttttttatttttagtatttttttttaatattcttgattttttatttctgatattttaacttttattcttatTAGCTTATTATGTCTGCAGCGTTGCTTATTTCTTATAAAGATTTTCTTGAACATGAGTTAAAAACATCTTGAATAACTAAGTATCAAAAATTTTCTTGCTGCCACCAATGACGCTTTCTGTAATCTTGTCTTTTAATCTCTTACAGAGTAAAACAGC is a genomic window of Macrobrachium nipponense isolate FS-2020 chromosome 31, ASM1510439v2, whole genome shotgun sequence containing:
- the LOC135206432 gene encoding cuticle protein AMP1A-like; amino-acid sequence: MKFVIIVALAAVAVADKLPTSYAPPAPAPNYGAPAASNRAAVEVALPPVATLRDERTQDEFGSFSVDFEAENSIVFSQSGSPNGPEDSVVKSGVYSYTAPDGTFVEVKYVADENGYQPQSDLLPVAPEFPHPIPQFVLDQIAKAAEEDAAAAREAASARSNSYAPPPPPQPSTGYGAPQ